DNA from Ignavibacteria bacterium:
GAATATGAAAATGATTGCAGAATTTTTTTGATGAGCTTACAAGGTCAATGATTTCATCGTTCAGTAAATTTGGTTCAATGGAGCTTATTCTTATGCGTTGAATGTCGAGCTTTTCAAGCATATATAAAACATCAATCAATTTGTATGTTAATTGCTCATTACCCATTGCTAATTGATGATTGTAATCGCCTGTGTTTACACCCGTTAAAATAATTTCTTTATATCCGGCATCGATGATTTTCTTTGCGTTGTCGAGAACTTCGTTGATTGGAAGGCTTCGTGATTTGCCGCGTGCAAGTGGAATTGTGCAGAACGAACATTTGTAATCGCATCCGTCCTGAATTTTCAGAAACGCTCTTGTGCGTGAGTCTATATCCGCAGAATATGCGCCGTTGATATTTTTTATTTCGGTTTCTGGGCTTCTGAACACACATGACACGTCATTCTTTTCGAAGTTCTGAATGTAATCGAACAGCTTAAATTTTTCGTTTGCTCCGAGCACAACATCGACACCGTTTATCGAAGCAATTTCATCAGGCTGAAGCTGTGCATAACAGCCCGTCACAATAATATATGTATCGGGATTTTGACGTAAGATGCTCCTTACGATTTGACGGCATTCTTTGTCAGCATTTTCCGTCACTGAACATGTATTCAAAACAAAAACATCGGATTTATCCCCGTAATTTTTGATTTTGAACCCGCGCGACTCGAACTGCTTAGCCAAAGTCGAGGTCTCGCTATAGTTTAGCTTACACCCAAGCGTATGTAGAGCAACACTTTTTACACTAGTATCCATCATACAAAATTAACGATTTTAATGCTTTTAAATAAGGTTATAAATCAGTAAGACAGGAGTAAAAACGTTGAATTTTGAGTAAAAATAAGCTAATTTAATAAACTCAAACCTAAACTTTTAAATCAAAATGCTTCACAGAATCTCAGCCAGGGGTTATCTTGAAAAAGATAATAAAGTATTATTCATTGAATATAAAGATGAATTTGGAATTTTCTATGCTTTGCCGGGAGGAAGACAGGAAGTAAATGAATTTTTAGCGGAAACTTTAGTGCGCGAGTTTAAAGAAGAAGTCTGTCTTGATGTTGAAGTGGCAGAAGTTATAATGGTCAGGGAGTTCACAAGGGAAACTTCAGAATTTGAACCCTGGCGAAACGGGATTCACCAGGTTGAGGTAATTTTTAGATGCAAATGCACCGATGAAAGCCAGACTGCATGCGATGGAAGTGTTCCTGACCCGGGTTCGAGAGGGCTTAAATGGATAGATAAATCGGATTTTAATAAATACAGAATTTATCCGCTCCAAAATTTAATAGAAGAAATAGAAAATCCGAGCTTTTCTTATCTCACTTCACGGGATTAAACCATTTCATAATTATTTCAAAATCTTTAACTTTCCTTAATAGGCTATCGATTAATTTTTCATAAATTTTGCGTATGAAAAAATCACTACTACTTGTCATAACACTTTTCTTAATTAGTATTTCAAACGTTTCTTTTGCTCAGGATGATGAAGGTAATACTTCCGATTCTGTTACCAGTTCCATAGTCGACCCGATAAGCGAGTTTGTTTTTGCAACAATGAAAACTGTTAATGAAAACTGGCTTGAGATGAACGACATAAAAGCAACAGGAACAATTAAGATTAATACACGCAGCATTGATGAAACAGCGGACATTGAGTCAGTTGTGAGAAAGAAAGATGATTTGTATTTTAAAATTGACGGACCGCTTGGTGTTGATGTCGGTGCAGGACATTTCAACAGAAAGAAATTTGTGTTTTGCGACTATTTGAATGAAAAGTGCTACACGGGGACTACGAATAATCTGAACATTTCATCACTTACAAAAATCAGCGTATCGTTCGATGAGCTTATGAATATCATTTCCGGGGGAGCAAGAATCAGAAAATATACGACCGATTCCGTCTGGTACACCGAGGAAGGTAATGATATCGTTTTGCAATTTATGTCTGCGAAAAAAACTTATAGAAAATTTTATGTTGATAAATCCTCAATGCTTGTGAAGAAGTTTATTTATATGAATGAAAAACGCCAGGTAGTGCTGAACGTTGAGTATGCGAATCTTGTGTATTACGGCAACGGCGCATTCGCAAAAACAATTTATGCCTCAAGACCTTTCAAAGGTGAGTCGTTCATAATTCAGTACGAAACATTTAATAATAACAATCCGTATTTAAGCTTTAATGTAAGTGTTCCCGGTGATTTTAGGAGAGTTGCTTTGAAATGATTATGTTGTTGGTGAAAACACCAACAACGGCAATTAAAAGAAGTTCAGTTAAGTAAAAATTGTTGAAGTTTTTTTATGAGTATTCTTTGAGTCTTAGCGCCTTTGCGGCAAGATGTTTTACGGCTTAGGTGCGTTCAATCCGGGAATTAATTGCAAAAGTCCTGAAATTATCATTTCAACAGCAATAGCAGCAACCAAAATTCCGGAAATTCTTGTCAGCACATCAACACCATTTTCTTTTAAGTAAACCTGCATCTTTGCGGAGCCCCTTAGTGCAAGCCATGTTGCAATCGCAACAATGACAATCACAACGCTAATCATAAGGTCATTCCAGATGCTTGTGCTTTGTGTTGCATAAAGAATTACACTACTGATTGGTCCCGGTCCTGCAAGAAGAGGAGTTGCCAGAGGAACTATTGCAATATTCTTTTTAGTTGGAGTTGCTGCAGGAGAATTATTGTCATCACCCAAAACCATTTTTAAAGCAATGAGAAAAATTATTGTTCCGCCTGCAAGTGTGAACGCGGGAATGGTAATTGCAAATATCTGCAGAATTAATTTGCCGAGGAATAATGCGATTAAAAGAATCACCGCAACACCGATGGCGGCAGTCTTAGCAATTTTTTGTTTTTGCTCGTCGGGCATTGTGGAAGTTGAAGCGAGATAAACAGGTATGCCTTCAAGCGGATTAACAAGAACAAAGATTGAAATGAAAATTTTTATGTAATAAGCTATTCCCTGTGCAATTTCCATACATTTAAGTTAATTTATTCCTGTTAAAAATTACAGATATAAAACTTAACTCTGCATTTTTTTCTAACCTAAATCAAAATTATAATTTGCATATTTTAATGCTCTCAGAAAAATAAAGTGAAACTCTTATATTCATACTTACAAAACTATCGCGGATTGGTTATTCTTGCGCTTGTTCTTGCGGCTATTAATCAGGTTTTTTCACTTCTTGACCCGTTTGTGTTCAGGTATGTAATTGATAACTATGCAACAAAATACGAACAATATACAACGAATCAATTTTTGCAGGGAGTGATAGGATTGCTTCTTCTCGCTGTCGGCGCGGCTCTTGTGTCAAGGATTGCAAAAAACTTTCAGGATTACTATATCAATGTAATCACACAGCGCCTTGGCGCGCAGATTTATTCTGATGGAATAAAGCACTCGCTTGAGCTTCCATATCAGGAGTTTGAAGACCAGAGAAGCGGGCAAACACTTGGGATACTTCAAAAAGTTCGCATAGATGTTGAGAAATTAATTCAGACATTCATAAATATTTTATTTACTTCACTTGTCGGAGTAATCTTTGTGGGTGTTTATGCGTTTACAGTTCACTGGATTATTGCACCGGTGTATTTGCTTACTATTCCGGTAATCGGACTTTTAAGTTCGGTGATGAGCAAAAAAATTAAGAAGATTCAGAAAACAATTGTTGCTGAAACAACGGGACTTGCAGGCTCTACAACGGAATCGCTCAGAAACATTGAGCTTGTTAAATCACTCGGACTTTCTAATCAGGAAATTAACCGTCTTAATACAACGACAAATAAAATTCTTGCTCTTGAGCTTAACAAAGTAAAATACATCCGCCGTCTGAGCTTCATTCAGGGAACAATTGTGAACTTAATCCGCACGTCGATTCTGCTTATGATGATGTATTTTATTTTTACACAGCAGATTACCGTTGGTCAGTTTTTCACACTGTTTATTTATTCGTTTTTTATTTTTGGTCCTTTGCAGGAGCTTGGAAATGTGATTAATATATACCGTGAAACTGAAGTATCGCTGGAGAACTTTAAGAAAATTCTTGAGATACCTGCGGAGAAAAAACCTAAGAATCCGGTTATTATTAATAAATTGACTGAGCTTCAGTTTGATAAAGTATTTTTTAAACATCGCTCTGCGATGGTGCATGCACTTGAACATGTCTCGTTTGATGTAAACATAAGGCAGACAGTTGCGTTTGTGGGTCCGTCGGGTTCAGGAAAAACAACGCTTGTAAAATTGCTTGTTGGTTTATACCAGCCGGAGAAAGGCGATATATTTTATAACCATATTAACTCAAAAGAAATCGACCTCGATGCTTTCCGCGAGAAGATTGGGTTTGTAACTCAGGATACGCAGTTGTTTTCAGGAACGATTCGCGAAAATTTGTTATTCGTAAACCCGAAAGCTACAGATGAACAATGCATGGATGTTCTCCAAAAAGCTCAATGCAACAGTTTGCTTGCCCGTGCTGATAAGGGACTTGATACGGTGATTGGCGAGGGCGGTGTGAAAGTTTCAGGTGGTGAGAAACAGCGTCTTTCGATAGCAAGAGCACTACTCAGGCATCCCGACTTGCTTGTATTTGATGAGGCGACGTCTTCGCTTGATTCTATTACTGAAGAAGAAATAAATAAGACAATAAGAAAAATTTCAGAATCACAGGAACATATAACGGTAATGATTGCGCACAGGTTATCGACTATTATGCATGCGGACATGATTCACGTGCTTGAAAAAGGTCATATTGTTGAGTCAGGCAAGCATCTCGAACTTCTTGAGCTTAAGGGACTTTACTATGCAATGTGGCGCCAGCAAATCGGTGAGCGTGAAAGTATTCAGAAAGCTCTCACAACTGAAAAACCGGGAATGAATTGATGAAGAAAAATCTTTTACTCTTACATGGTGCGCTTGGTTCGAAGGAACAATTAACTGAGCTTGAAGAAAAACTTTCGAGTGATTTTAAGATTTATAAAATGAATTTTTCGGGTCATGGAGGGGAGAATTTTCCGGATGAACCTTTTTCAATAAAATTATTTTCAGATGAACTTGTAAAATTCATAAATGAAAATAATCTTCAAGGTATAGATGTTTTTGGTTACAGCATGGGCGGGTATGTCGCGCTGCATGCGGCTTTGAATAATGCGGGCACAGGATTGATTAACAAAATTTTTACAACTGCTACGAAATTTGACTGGAACGAAGAGACCTCAAAGAAAGAAGCAGGTATGCTGAATCCCGAAAAAATCGAAGAGAAGATTCCTGCATTTGCTGAGCAGTTGAAGCAGCGGCATGCACCGCAAGATTGGAAGCAGGTTTTAAACAAAACTGAGGAAATGATGCTGAATTTGGGAAAAAATCCTGAATTAAAAGAATCCGATTTTGAAAAAATTCAGAATGAAGTTTTGATTAGCGTGGGTGATAAAGATAATATGGTTTCGATTCAAGAAACGAAAAATACATCAGAAAAAATTCCGAATGCAAAGTTTTTACTTTTGGAAAATACTCCGCATCCGATAGAAAAGATTTCTGTGGATTTGCTTTCAGGTGAAATAAAAAAGTTTTTTAAATAAAAAACTAATATTTACTACGAATTATACAAATTACAATAATTAAAAGATTTTTGAAAAATTAAATTAGTATAATTAGTATAATTCGTAGTTATTAAAATAATCATGACAGAAAAAAAATTATATTCAACGGGAACGGTCTGGGAAGAAAAAGTCGGTTACTCACGCGCAGTACAAGCGGGCAACATGATTTTTATTTCGGGAACGACCGCAGTAACTGACGGCAAAGTTGTCGGAATCGATAATCCTTATGAACAGACAAAAATCATTCTCGAAAAAATAAAAACTGCTCTTGAACAGTTTAATTCAAGTTTAAAAGATGTTGTCCGTGTCAGGATTTTTGTTACTAAGATAGACCATTTTGAACAGGTTGGCAGTGTTTTAGGTGAATATTTTAAGGACATAAAACCGGCAATGACATTGATGGAAGTATCGGCTTTTGTTGTGAGAGAAATGCTTATAGAAATCGAAGCTGATGCAGTGATTTAATGTCAGAGCTCGATAAAAAATATGAAAAATTTCGTCCGAAGAAATTTCTCGGACAGAATTTTTTGGTTGATGAAAACATTGCCAAGAAAATAATTTCATTCCTTGACATAAAAGATGGTGATAATGTTCTTGAAATTGGTCCGGGACATGGAGCTTTAACAAAGCATCTTATAAAGTTTAACATAAATTACACTGCTGTAGAACTTGACAAATTTATTGTAGAAGAGCTTACGAATAAGTATGGTGATAAGATTAATCTTATACATAAAGATTTTTTAGAATTTGATTTTTCACAACTTCACAACTTTACAACTTCACCAATTAAAGTTATTGGCAATATTCCATATAATATCACAACGGAAATTTTGTTTAAACTTTATGACAATAAACAATTTGTTCAAAGTGCGGTTTTGATGATGCAAAAAGAAGTCGCACAGAGACTGACTGCAAAACCTAATACAAAAGATTATGGGATTCTTGCAATCCTGACGCAGGTGAATGCTGTTCCGAAAATTGTTTATAATGTTCCACCGACAGCTTTTTTTCCAAAGCCAAAGGTAACGTCATCAGTTGTTAGGCTGGAACTCAAAAATGATTCTTATGTTATAAAAGATGTTGATTTATTCAAAAAAATCGTTAAAAGTTCATTTAACCAGCGGAGAAAAGTGATGCGAAATTCATTAAAAAAACTTTTTGAAGAAAAGGGCATTGAATTTGAGTCCGTGAATTTCGATTTTTCAAAACGTCCGGAACAGCTTTCTATTCAGGAATTTGTTGAATTGACGAATTCTATTAACAATATTTTAAGAAGTTAATTTGTGTAAACCTGTAATCTGTGGTTAGTTATTAACTTTTTTATCAGCGTTAAATTGTTTTGAAGCTTGCGTCTTTGTGACTTTGTGGCTATAATTTTTGTGAAAGACTTAAAAAAGAAAATTTTTCATTCCTCACAGTTCCAGTCCTTAAAAAGTTTTAAGGAAAGGGAATCCTATTGTCTTACCGGAGTTAACGGCTCGCTTACCTCATTCATTCTTGAATACATTTCTCAAAACGTTAATCCTAAAGTTTTTTTAATCTCATCAGAGAAAGACAGAATTAATAATCTGAAAGATGATTTGGATACAATCAGCTCATCTGAAAATGTTTCAATTATTCAGACGGGTGAACCCGATGATGAAGAACAAATCTCAAAATCACTGACACTTCTTTCAGAGGATGATTCATTTATAATTATATGTAACTCAAAAGAGCTTTCCAAAAAATTTATTGCGAAAGATAAATTTGTAGTTTCTATTATAGAGCTTGGAAAGGAAAAGGATTTTCCATTTAATGATTTGATTGCAAAGCTTTCAGCGTTTCATTATACGAGAAAAGATTTTGTCGAAGAGGTCGGTGATTTTTCTGTTCGCGGAGGTATTATCGATATTTATCCAGAGTCGCTCTCGACTCCAGTTCGTGTTGAGTTTTTTGGAGATACGGTTGAGTCTATCCGTGAGTTTGATATTACTACTCAACGTTCGTTAAAAGAAATTAGCTCGGTAAAATTCGGAATGAATCTTTCAACGCAGACAGACGAAGATGAAAATTATAAACCCGACAGCTCGATTTTTGAGTATATAAGTAATGATACATTAATCGTTCTTGATAATCCTGAAGTAACTCTCGCAGAGGTTGAGGATTTAAGCTTTATGGATATGCATCAGATTTGTTTGATAACTCAGTTTGAAAATCTGAATGTTCTTGAATCTCAAAATCTTTTACCCACCGGACAAAACTTTATTTTAGAAAATTTTTCAAGTAAACCACAGCCCGATTTTCATTCAAACCTCAGACATTTCTATTCAAATATATGCAACTATCAGCGTGACGGTTATGATGTTTATATTCTAAGTTCTGATGAAGTTCAAGCAGAGCGCTTTGAATCCTTGCTTGAAGATTTCAAAGATGAAGAAATTTTTAACAGAGATACACAGATACATTCAGTCAATTTTGATGAAGATAACGAAGAAGATAATTATAAAAAAGAAAGCTCTGCTTCGCTTGACATATCAAGAGTAAAATTTCTTAGTGATTCTTTGCATGAAGGATTTATTTTTAATGATGCCAACACGGTTGTTTATACAGAGCATCAGGTTTTTGGAAGATATTTCAGACAGTTCAAAAAGCGAAAACATAAGTTCAAAGGTTTAACCTTCAATGAATTAAAAGAACTTACGTATGGTGATTACATTGTTCACAGGGATTTCGGCATAGGTAAATTTGAGGGGCTGAAAAAAATTAAGGTTGGTAGCAATGAACAGGAAGCAGTGAAGCTGACCTATGATGCAGGGGATACGGTTTTTGTAAATCTGAATTACATTCATCTTATAAAAAAATATTCCAGCACGGAAGGATATGTTCCAAAACTTACAAGTCTTGGCGGCGGTGAATGGGATAAGCTTAAGCTTCGAGCAAAGAAAAAAGTTCAGGATATTGCCCGTGATTTAATTTTACTTTATGCAAAGCGAAAGTCCGAACAGGGTTTTAGTTTTTCACAGGACACACACTGGCAGAGAGAACTTGAAGCGAATTTTATGTACGAGGATACTCCTGACCAGTATAAAGCAACTGTCGATGTGAAGAACGATATGCAATCGCAAAGTCCGATGGACAGATTGGTTTGCGGTGATGTTGGCTTTGGAAAAACAGAAGTTGCTGTCCGCGCTGCATTCAAGGCGGTGCTCGATAATAAACAAGTTGCGGTGCTTGTGCCGACAACCATTCTTGCGGTTCAGCATTATAACACTTTCCGTGACCGTCTCTCACCGTTTGCGGTTGAGGTTGCGGTGCTTACAAGGTTTCAGACAAAGAAAGAACAAAAAGAGATTCTCGAAAAACTTGCCGAAGGAAAAATAAATATTATCATAGGCACTCATAGAATTTTGTCAAAGGACATACAATTCAAAGATATTGGTTTGCTTATAATCGATGAGGAGCAGAGATTTGGTGTGAAAGCAAAAGAAAAGATTCGTTCCATCCAACCGAATATTGATACATTAACTCTTACAGCTACACCAATTCCAAGAACGATGAATTTTTCATTGCTTGGCGCAAGAGATTTGTCGATTATTAATACACCGCCGAAAAACAGAAAACCGATTCATACTGAAATTATAAAAATGGACTGGGATAAACTTCATGAGATAATGAGTTATGAATTAAAACGCGGCGGACAGATTTATTTTGTAAATGATACAATTGAAAGACTATATACTCTTGCAGATAAAATAAGGCATGAGATTCCTCATGCAAAACCAAGCATTGCTCACGGGCAGATGGAGGCGCATCAGCTTGAAGATGCAGTTATAAACTTCATCGAGAAAAAAACTAATGTGCTTGTGTGCACAAAGATTATTGAGTCAGGATTGGATATTCCGAACGTTAACACGATTATAATAAATAACGCCGACAGATACGGCTTGTCGGAGCTTTACCAGCTTCGCGGACGCGTCGGCAGAAGCGAAACACAGGCATTTGCTTATCTCATCTCGTCGGGCAAGCTGACAAAGACCGCGATTAAACGTCTGCAGGCGATTGAGGAATTTACGGAACTTGGCTCGGGAATTAATTTATCTATGCGTGACATGGAAATTCGCGGAGTCGGGAATCTTTTGGGCAAAGAACAAAGCGGTTTTGTTCAACAGATTGGTTTTGAGCTATTTATGAGTATTATAGATGAAGCAGTTTCAGAACTTAAAGAAAATGAATTTTCGGAATTATTCAGAGAATTTGGAGATAAGGATAAAGCAATCGAACAGGATGAAAAGAAAGATGAAACTCAAAAACTCGGAAAGAAAATCGAAAAGAAACCAAGTCTTGTTACTATTAAGAGAGACCCTACTGTTATAGAAAACGACTTGAATGCTCTCATTCCGAAAGACTATATTGAGAATGACACCGAGCGTCTTAATATCTATAGAAAATTATATGAAGCTTCATTTGAAGAAGAGCTGAAAGAAATTAGAGCAGAGCTTATCGACAGATTTGGTGAGTTTCTTGAAGATGTTGAAAATCTTTTCGAGCTTGTGAGATTAAAAATCAAAGCAACGAATCTCGGTTTGGAAAAAATTTCAATTCAGGATAATTTGATTTCATTATATTTCCCGAAAGATAAAGAGCATCCGATTTTTCAGGGTGAATATTTTACGAATTTAATTGACAGGATTTCAAAAGATAATACAAAGAAGTTTAATATTTCAGGCGCAAAAGACCAGCTTATAATTGAAAAAGAAACAAATTCTGTGAAGGATATTGACCGCTTAAAAGAATTGGATAATATTTTAAATTAAATCCAAAGAGATTTCTTTTTCGTTTATACATATATGAAAAAAGCTTTATTCATATTGTTTCTTTTAATTTCCTCAAGTAATCTGTTCAGCCAGATCTATCCTTTTCCGCAAAACCAAACCTATCCCTTTGGAATAATGCCATCTAATCGCAATGCAGTCGATGCCGATTCTGTTTATGCTAACTGGAAAAATCGTCACATTACAACTGACGGCGCAGGTGCATTCAGGAGAGTTGTCTGGGATACCCTGCGTGCAACCGTCTCGGAAGGCATCGGATATGGAATGCTTCTTGCAGCTAACCGCGGCGATCAGGCATTGTTCAATGATTTGTGGGGATATTACAATTTGCATCTCGACCCGACAGGATTGATGATATGGATAATCGATTCACTTGGCAATCCATTCAGCATAGGCGGCTTTACTGCGGATGGCTCTGCAACTGATGCAGAAGAAGACGTTGCATATGCGCTGGTGATGGCACACAGGCAATGGGGAAGCGGAGGTGCAATAAATTATTTACAGGCAGCGCAGACACAGATAAATAAAGTTTTTCAGTATGAAATTGACTCGACATATTTTTTACCGAAATCAGGAAATGAACCAGGGGGAATTTACAGAGTCAACTTTTCATACTTTGCCCCTGCATATTACAGGGTGTTCAGAGAAATAACAAATAATCCGGGATGGGACAGCGTGCTGAATAATACTTATAATTTTTTATCGCTGTTTGTTTCAACTCATTCGTTAACAACAGGAATCGTTCCTGACTGGTGTTTTCCCGATGGAACACCATTCACACTTTGCCCGCCTGAATTTCCATGCAGATATACTTATTATTACGACGCATGCAGGACGCCATGGCGCATCGCAATGGATTATGTTTGGTTTGGCGACCCCCGTTCATTGGCTTTTTGTTCATTGATAAGTAATTTTGCCAGAAGTGTGGGTTCTGTGAATATTGTGGACGAATATACTTTGGGTGGAACACCGCTGGGTGTATATCATAACAATGCTTTTGTCGGACCTTTCGGTGTTGGCGCAATGGCGACTACATCGCTTAATCAGAACTTTCTCGACAGCATATATGCAGAAAATGTGAGCACTTTCAGCGGAAGATGGAATTATTATAATTCAAGTTTGAAAGCATTAACATTATTTATGCAGACGGGAAATTTCATCAGCGGACAAATCATATTACCCGTTAATTTGCAAAATTTCAGTTCACAAATTGCAAATAACACCGTTAATTTATTCTGGCAAACATCACAAGAAATAAATAATGAGAGGTTTGAGATTGAAAGATGTCAATTGTCAAGCGTGGGGTACTCTCCGGGTCATGGTGAATGGAAAAAAATCGGCACGGTTGCAGGGAGCGGAACCATAAATAGTGTGCAAAATTATTCTTTCACAGATGCAAATTTAAATTCCGGATTTTATAAATATAGATTAAAACAAATTGACTATAACGGTAACTATGAATACCATTCCTTGAAGGAAGAGATTATAATCGGTACTCCAAATAAATTTTACTTATCCCAAAATTATCCTAATCCGTTTAATCCTTCCACAAAAATAACCTATCAATTACCTTCTGATGGTTTTGTTAAGCTAAATGTTTATGACATTACGGGAAAACTTATTGCAAGTTTAGTAAATGAATTTCAAAAAGCCGGATATTATAATATTGAGTTTAATTCAACATTCCAGCTACCAAGCGGAATTTATTTCTACAGAATAATCTCTCACAGTTTTATTGAGACCAAAAAGATGTTATTAATTAAATAATTCCCACCAAATTATTTCTCTTTTACCCTTAATAAATGATGCTTAAATTAGGTTGTTAATTTTACTTTATGAAAACATTAATCCTGACTTTCATTTTCATACCTTCAATAATTTTTGCTCAATATACTAACGTTCAGATAACAAATATTTCAAATCCTGAAGAAGTTTCCATAATGATGGACCCGAAAAATACAAATAGACTTGTAGCGGGATGCAATATTAATGCATATTTTTATTCCTCAAACGGAGGACTGAACTGGACAAGAGGCACACTTTCGTCGACATACGGCGTATGGGGAGACCCCTGCATCATTATAGATACGCTTGGTCATTTTTATTATTTTCATTTATCAAATCCTTCATCAGGCGGTAGCTGGATTGACAGAATGGTGGTTCAGAAATCTACTAACGGAGGAGTGAACTGGTCAACTCCGGGCGCATACTTCGGATTATTTCCTCCAAAACAGCAAGACAAAGAATGGGCAGTTGTTGATACAAGAAATAATAATATTTATGTAACATGGACGCAGTTTGATTCTTACGGAAGTGCAAGTCCATTGGACAGCTCGATAATATTTTTTTCCAAATCGACAAATGCCGGAACAAACTGGTCAACTGCAATGAGAATAAACACAAAAGCAGGTGATTGCATCGATGAGGATAATACTGTTGAAGGCGCTGTTCCTGCAGTCGGACCAAACGGAGAAATTTATGTCGCATGGACAGGACCGCTCGGGCTTGTTTTTGACCGCTCTACAGACGCAGGCAACACCTGGCTTTCAAACGATATTCCGATAACTTCACAGCCGGGAGGCTGGGACTATTCGATTCCGGGACTTCAGCGATGCAACGGACTTCCTATAACCTGTTGTGATTTAAGCAGCGGACCAAATCGCGGAACTGTTTATGTTAACTGGTCTGACCAGAGAAACGGTTCAACCGACACGGATGTATTTTTAATTAAATCCACAAACGGTGGAACTAATTGGAGCACAATTAAACGTGTAAATGACGACCCTCCGGGCAAGCATCAGTTTTTCACATGGATGACCGTTGACCAGAAAACAGGTTATTTATATTTTGTTTTTCACGACAGAAGAAACTACACGGATACAAGAACGGATGTTTATATTGCCCGTTCAACCGATGGAGGAGAAACTTTTCAAAACATAAAAGTCAGCGCAACGCCGTTTACACCAAGCGCTTCAGTATTTTTTGGTGATTATAATAATATAATTGCTCACGATAATGTTGTCCGTCCAATCTGGACGCGTCTTGATGGAATGCAGTTAAGCATCTGGACGGCAATTGTTGATTTCACGACAGGTGTTTCGGATCCTGCCGGAAATATTCCCGAAAACTTTTCTTTATCACAAAATTATCCCAATCCCTTTAATCCTGAGACAAAAATAAAATTTGAAGTTCCCGTTACAAACGGCGCGGACCAGACTGAAGTCAAGCTTATTATATATGATGCTTT
Protein-coding regions in this window:
- a CDS encoding T9SS type A sorting domain-containing protein translates to MKTLILTFIFIPSIIFAQYTNVQITNISNPEEVSIMMDPKNTNRLVAGCNINAYFYSSNGGLNWTRGTLSSTYGVWGDPCIIIDTLGHFYYFHLSNPSSGGSWIDRMVVQKSTNGGVNWSTPGAYFGLFPPKQQDKEWAVVDTRNNNIYVTWTQFDSYGSASPLDSSIIFFSKSTNAGTNWSTAMRINTKAGDCIDEDNTVEGAVPAVGPNGEIYVAWTGPLGLVFDRSTDAGNTWLSNDIPITSQPGGWDYSIPGLQRCNGLPITCCDLSSGPNRGTVYVNWSDQRNGSTDTDVFLIKSTNGGTNWSTIKRVNDDPPGKHQFFTWMTVDQKTGYLYFVFHDRRNYTDTRTDVYIARSTDGGETFQNIKVSATPFTPSASVFFGDYNNIIAHDNVVRPIWTRLDGMQLSIWTAIVDFTTGVSDPAGNIPENFSLSQNYPNPFNPETKIKFEVPVTNGADQTEVKLIIYDALGKEVTRLVEGLLHHGTYEVTWLGLGYPSGTYFYKLVSGDFSDTKKMVLIR